The following nucleotide sequence is from Mesobacillus jeotgali.
TAATATGAACAAAGAACAATTAGTGGAGAGTGCGCGTCAGACGAAAAAGAATGCTTATGCGCCTTATTCTAAATTTCCTGTTGGTGCAGCTTTGCTGCTAAAAGATGGTACCGTTTACAACGGAGTTAATGTTGAAAATGTATCTTTCGGTGCGACAAATTGCGCTGAGAGAACGGCTATTTTTACTGCTGTGGCAAATGGTTATAAGAAGGGTGACTTCGAGGCGATCGCCGTCTCTGGTGATACAGCCGACTTCCTGCCGCCTTGCAGCATCTGCAGACAAGTGATGGCGGAATTCTTTTCACCAGATATGCCGGTGTACTTAACGAATGATAAAAAAGAAATCCGCGAGCTGGCTTTGAAAGAATTATTGCCATACGCGTTTACAGACTTGGATATGTAAATTTTCATAAATAGTACGAGAGCATGTTTTGATCATTAGATCAGGATGTGCTTTTTTCTTTAGTTTTCTTTGTAAAGGATGTTGCTTTAAGAAACATCTAGGATATGCCTAATTATGGTACAATTGAGACAATATTCAATATAAAGGGTGCTCAGTTTTATGGAGAAGAATTTAAAGAAACACTTACAAGCATTGGAGGAGAGTCACACAGGACTTGAAGTACGAACAAGTCGTGAAAAGCTGGATGAAATACTCGCGGACGGGTTCTTTGAAATAGGCAGTTCAGGCTATATGTTTGATAAGAAAGAATGCCTTGAAACTGGAGTTGTGTTGACTGAAATGTCACTGCATAACTATAAAATTTACCCTTTGGCACAAGATGTAGTCTTATCTACTTATTTTATTGTTGATCAAACCAGGGACCGTAACACATTACGCAGCTCTATATGGAAACTTATTGATGATAGATGGCAATTATATTTTCATCAAGGAACTATTTCACCATTGCAATTGAGCGAAGTTATTAGAGAAAACAACAAGATTGTTTTTGGTGATGACTAACATGAAAAAATAAAGCTATTGTTGAAAGAACTATTATGTTTAAGTGTTTGAGGAGGAGCATTCTTGAAAGTTACTGCAAATTATCTTATTCAGTTAGCCGGACTAATTATTTTAATCTTTGGCGGAACAATGATCATTGTGTATTCCCAAACTGGTGATATATTAATAGATCAGCTTATTGGTACTTCCATTGGAGTTGTACTATTGATCGCCAGCTTGATTTGGAAAAAAG
It contains:
- a CDS encoding cytidine deaminase, with amino-acid sequence MNKEQLVESARQTKKNAYAPYSKFPVGAALLLKDGTVYNGVNVENVSFGATNCAERTAIFTAVANGYKKGDFEAIAVSGDTADFLPPCSICRQVMAEFFSPDMPVYLTNDKKEIRELALKELLPYAFTDLDM
- a CDS encoding DUF4440 domain-containing protein; amino-acid sequence: MEKNLKKHLQALEESHTGLEVRTSREKLDEILADGFFEIGSSGYMFDKKECLETGVVLTEMSLHNYKIYPLAQDVVLSTYFIVDQTRDRNTLRSSIWKLIDDRWQLYFHQGTISPLQLSEVIRENNKIVFGDD